The following are encoded in a window of Paenibacillaceae bacterium GAS479 genomic DNA:
- a CDS encoding spore germination protein PE, which produces MIDSDNSIRTSYIGSVEMITVGLSSVIHFGDTGTINAKSTGIAVQRQLDHRVGGEVDFSGYSLFNAPLNPLPEESLDEADVRTIRSNPVPAIQLGSLYVITYSSSSILLGGSAVEVNLESRLKHFRQYAYSLESTPTPNTEASEIIQNADTSGSKLTADND; this is translated from the coding sequence ATGATCGACTCCGACAATTCCATCCGCACCTCATACATCGGTTCCGTCGAAATGATCACTGTTGGGCTATCCTCCGTCATTCATTTCGGAGATACCGGCACTATTAACGCCAAATCGACAGGCATTGCCGTGCAGCGTCAACTCGATCACCGCGTCGGAGGTGAGGTAGATTTCAGCGGTTACTCGCTATTTAACGCGCCACTCAATCCTCTGCCGGAAGAGAGCCTGGACGAGGCAGATGTGCGTACAATCCGATCCAATCCGGTTCCAGCTATTCAGCTCGGTTCGCTTTATGTCATCACCTATAGCTCCTCCTCCATTCTGCTTGGAGGCAGTGCCGTTGAAGTCAATCTAGAGTCACGCCTGAAGCATTTTCGGCAATATGCTTATTCGCTTGAATCAACTCCGACTCCGAATACAGAAGCAAGCGAGATCATCCAGAACGCTGACACCAGCGGTTCGAAACTTACCGCAGATAACGATTGA
- a CDS encoding conserved hypothetical tiny transmembrane protein: MGYGVEGAGVGYGPGWGAGCGQNWGGCGNGCGNYGSAIGMILVLFILLVIITRAFFI; this comes from the coding sequence ATGGGTTATGGGGTCGAAGGCGCAGGCGTCGGGTACGGACCAGGCTGGGGGGCTGGCTGTGGACAGAACTGGGGCGGTTGCGGAAACGGCTGCGGGAATTATGGCTCGGCCATAGGCATGATCTTGGTTCTGTTTATTCTGCTCGTCATTATTACTCGCGCTTTTTTCATCTAG